Proteins found in one Triticum urartu cultivar G1812 chromosome 4, Tu2.1, whole genome shotgun sequence genomic segment:
- the LOC125554357 gene encoding 40S ribosomal protein S18-like, producing MLMVNVHAQPEIRIASGFLMAVVHIPRQFKVPDWFLNRKKDYKDGKFSQFVSNAADMKLRDDLERLKKISIDTICHVRGAGAGPREQAVLLVTWGQIE from the exons ATGCTAATGGTTAATGTGCATGCTCAACCAGAAATCAGAATTGCCTCT GGATTTCTGATGGCAGTGGTGCACATCCCGCGCCAGTTCAAGGTGCCAGACTGGTTCCTGAACAGGAAGAAGGACTACAAGGACGGGAAGTTCTCCCAGTTCGTCTCCAACGCCGCCGACATGAAGCTCAGGGATGACCTTGAGAGGCTCAAGAAGATCAG CATTGACACAATATGTCATGTGCGGGGAGCTGGAGCTGGGCCAAGGGAGCAAGCAGTGCTGCTGGTTACTTGGGGCCAAATCGAGTAG